Proteins from a genomic interval of Capsicum annuum cultivar UCD-10X-F1 chromosome 4, UCD10Xv1.1, whole genome shotgun sequence:
- the LOC107868372 gene encoding CBL-interacting protein kinase 5-like isoform X2, producing MHHLSSTMSTKVAKTEKKGTILMHKYEIGKLLGQGTFAKVYHARNLKTSQNVAVKVIDKEKVMKVGLIDQIKREISVMRLIRHPNVVELYEVMASKTKIYFAMEYVKGGELFNKVAKGRLRESAASKYFQQLIAAVDFCHSRGVYHRDLKPENILLDETGNLKVSDFGLSALYETKRQDGLLHTTCGTPAYVAPEIINKRGYDGEKADIWSCGVILFVLLAGYLPFHDANLMGMYKKISKGEFKCPEHFPSEVKKLLSRILDPNPFSRITLAKLMNNNWFKKGFKQIDKPPILDQKEDKSPRSIFDIVDDSDAESSSGHKEQSPSTMKPTCLNAFDIISLSPAFDLSNLFEKDKSCRSDARFTTQKSASTIVSRLEEVASMGSFKVLIYQL from the coding sequence ATGCATCATCTGTCCTCCACGATGAGCACGAAGGTCGCGAAAACGGAGAAAAAGGGTACAATTTTGATGCATAAATATGAGATTGGTAAATTGTTAGGACAAGGTACATTTGCCAAAGTCTATCATGCAAGGAACCTGAAAACAAGCCAAAATGTAGCTGTGAAGGTAATTGACAAAGAAAAAGTCATGAAAGTTGGCCTAATTGACCAAATCAAACGTGAAATTTCTGTCATGAGGCTAATTAGACATCCAAATGTTGTTGAACTTTATGAAGTAATGGCTagcaaaacaaaaatttattttgcaATGGAATATGTTAAGGGTGGTGAATTATTCAATAAGGTTGCTAAAGGGAGGCTTAGGGAATCAGCTGCTAGTAAATACTTTCAACAATTAATCGCGGCAGTTGATTTCTGTCATAGCCGCGGTGTCTATCATCGCGACCTGAAACCTGAAAATATACTCCTGGATGAAACCGGAAACCTAAAGGTCTCCGATTTTGGCCTGAGTGCTCTTTACGAGACCAAAAGACAAGACGGACTCCTCCACACGACATGTGGAACTCCAGCATACGTCGCGCCAGAGATCATAAATAAGAGAGGGTACGATGGAGAAAAGGCGGATATTTGGTCATGTGGGGTCATTTTGTTTGTCTTGTTAGCTGGTTACCTTCCATTCCATGATGCAAATTTGATGggaatgtataagaaaattagtAAAGGGGAATTCAAATGTCCTGAACATTTCCCTTCTGAAGTGAAAAAACTTCTTTCAAGAATTCTTGATCCAAATCCATTTTCAAGAATCACATTAGCTAAGCTAATGAACAATAATTGGTTCAAGAAAGGATTCAAACAAATTGATAAACCACCAATTTTGGATCAAAAAGAGGACAAATCTCCTCGTAGTATTTTCGATATTGTGGATGATTCAGATGCAGAAAGTTCTTCAGGACACAAAGAGCAAAGTCCATCAACAATGAAGCCTACTTGTTTGAATGCTTTTGATATCATTTCTCTTTCTCCTGCTTTTGATCTCTCTAACTTGTTCGAGAAAGATAAGAGCTGTAGATCGGATGCTAGATTCACGACACAAAAATCCGCATCCACTATCGTCTCGAGGCTAGAGGAAGTAGCTTCGATGGGGAGTTTTAAG
- the LOC107869878 gene encoding LOW QUALITY PROTEIN: protein DOG1-like 3 (The sequence of the model RefSeq protein was modified relative to this genomic sequence to represent the inferred CDS: inserted 1 base in 1 codon), whose protein sequence is MANSSSDRYKQEKLYESWMNNQQEELKELQNFIIRARNSSTNDVELHELLQKIMGNFQGYVNGRNRLARVDVSPFYAPTWCTPLENSVLWIGGCRPSXFIRHIYALSGIEIESRIAEYLQGIKIGDFGQLSAKQITMIDKLQRQIIIEENKLSSRLASLQEDVVDQPIAMAAKICDRIEQGESEKEPLNKLGEDMANLLEEADELRMKSLKEILGILTPIQGVEYLAAAKRIRLCLQQWGKKREQEHNSNSN, encoded by the exons ATGGCAAATTCAAGCTCTGATAGATATAAACAAGAAAAATTATATGAGTCATGGATGAACAATCAACAAGAAGAGCTAAAAGAGCttcaaaatttcatcattcgtgcTCGAAATTCGAGCACGAATGATGTCGAATTGCATGAGTTACTACAAAAAATTATGGGCAATTTCCAAGGGTACGTAAACGGCCGTAATCGACTCGCACGAGTCGACGTATCGCCGTTCTATGCACCCACTTGGTGCACCCCTTTAGAAAACTCGGTCTTATGGATAGGCGGATGTAGACCGT CGTTCATAAGGCATATTTATGCGCTATCCGGAATCGAAATCGAGTCTCGTATCGCGGAGTATCTACAG GGTATAAAAATTGGTGACTTTGGTCAACTTTCTGCTAAGCAAATTACCATGATTGATAAGCTGCAAAGACAAATTATTATAGAAGAAAATAAACTTTCTTCTAGGTTAGCTAGCTTGCAAGAAGATGTTGTTGATCAACCAATAGCTATGGCAGCTAAAATTTGCGACCGCATCGAACAAG GCGAAAGTGAAAAAGAGCCATTAAATAAACTTGGTGAAGACATGGCAAATTTACTAGAAGAAGCTGATGAATTGAGGATGAAGTCACTAAAGGAGATATTGGGCATATTGACACCAATTCAAGGTGTGGAATACTTAGCAGCAGCAAAGAGAATAAGGCTATGTTTGCAACAATGGGGGAAGAAGAGGGAACAAGAACATAATAGTAATAGCAATTAA
- the LOC107868371 gene encoding protein MALE DISCOVERER 2, with amino-acid sequence MRSRWNIYVIKLLFLTILIHFLEVRECCTLNSEGLALFGFKLNVDSDPNGVLENWNTDHCDPCLWSGVECLDGKVQMLNLHGFSLEGVLVPELGNLTHLRSLVLSGNHFSGAIPKEFGKLGMLEVLDLRDNNLSGTIPAEIGALQSLRVLLIRNNNFEEGVPLEIGKLQLVTELQFDENLTSGFAAGTRCIRKFRHCIWHGGMKPFKTLNSLIEPIKWTLSHYLSFFQLSSPGTGFMDDRNDFPDNLPRSSRPHIIHTIQHQEEIARRKLVEQSSNLAAAPTNITGPVIQMPISRSSGTFKAVPYSDGKPPTALPSPPKHESQDKLHQEVKRPPAVKNPANSQGPAAGKSGSTWKYVTGICIGVTLLILSISVFLVCRIRGARRTGPWKTGLSGQLQKAFVTGVPKLNRSELETACEDFSNIITTGDSYIAYKGTLSSGVEISVISTTISSLEDWSVHSETGFRKKIDTFSRVNHKNFVNLIGYCEEDEPLTRMMVFEYAPNGSLFEHLHVEEADHLDWSTRIRTIMGIAYSLQYMHELNPPVAHCNLNSKAIFLTDDYAAKITEIDFWSELTAKSKSASSDLENSVLPPLADPETNVYSFGILLLETISGKSPYSEEKESLLNWAMQYLRHDKQNIASLVDPSLKSFKNNELMVICEVIEQCLQEDPRKRPTVKEAIVKLREAIDVSPENAVPRLSPLWWAELELLSNEAA; translated from the exons ATGAGGAGTAGATGGAACATTTATGTAATCAAGTTGTTGTTTCTCACCATTTTGATTCATTTTCTGGAGGTTCGTGAGTGTTGCACTTTGAATTCTGAAG GATTGGCATTGTTCGGATTCAAATTGAACGTGGATTCTGATCCAAATGGAGTTCTTGAAAACTGGAACACTGATCACTGTGACCCGTGCTTGTGGTCTGGTGTCGAGTGTCTGGATGGTAAAGTGCAAATGCT AAATCTCCATGGATTTTCTTTGGAAGGAGTACTGGTACCAGAGCTTGGAAATCTTACTCACTTGAGATCACT CGTGCTCTCAGGAAACCATTTTTCCGGTGCTATTCCTAAAGAATTTGGCAAACTCGGAATGCTGGAAGTGCTTGACTTAAGGGATAATAATTTGAGTGGAACAATTCCAGCGGAAATAGGAGCCCTGCAATCATTAAGAGTCTT GCTGATTCGTAACAATAACTTTGAAGAGGGTGTTCCGTTGGAAATTGGGAAGCTTCAGTTAGTCACGGAATTGCAATTCGACGAAAATCTCACTTCTGGTTTTGCTGCTGGAACTCGTTGTATAAGAAAATTTCGGCATTG CATCTGGCATGGCGGTATGAAACCATTCAAGACTCTAAACTCCTTAATCGAACCAATAAAATGGACACTTTCTCATTACCTCAGTTTCTTCCAACT GTCATCTCCTGGAACGGGCTTTATGGATGACCGAAACGACTTCCCTGACAACCTTCCAA GGTCATCGAGGCCGCACATCATCCACACTATACAGCACCAAGAAGAGATTGCACGCCGTAAGTTGGTTGAACAATCCAGTAACCTTGCTGCTGCTCCTACCAATATCACGGGTCCTGTTATTCAAATGCCGATTAGCAGAAGCAGTGGGACGTTTAAAGCTGTGCCATATTCTGATGGAAAACCTCCTACGGCCTTACCATCACCACCAAAGCATGAGTCTCAAGACAAATTACATCAAGAAGTAAAACGGCCTCCTGCTGTTAAAAATCCAGCTAATAGCCAAGGTCCTGCTGCTGGAAAATCGGGAAGTACTTGGAAGTACGTAACTGGGATTTGTATCGGAGTAACTTTGCTCATTCTTTCAATATCTGTATTCTTAGTCTGCCGAATCAGAGGAGCTAGAAGAACTGGCCCTTGGAAGACTGGATTGAGCGGACAGCTGCAAAAAGCATTCGTCACAG GAGTTCCAAAACTTAACAGATCCGAGCTTGAAACAGCATGCGAGGATTTTAGCAACATTATTACCACCGGCGATTCATATATAGCATACAAGGGAACACTGTCCAGCGGAGTGGAGATTTCCGTCATCTCAACTACTATAAGTTCTTTGGAAGATTGGTCTGTGCACTCGGAAACAGGCTTCCGGAAGAAG ATCGATACGTTTTCGCGAGTGAACCACAAGAATTTTGTTAATCTTATCGGATATTGCGAGGAGGATGAACCTTTGACTCGGATGATGGTGTTTGAGTATGCTCCTAATGGATCACTTTTCGAGCATCTTCATG TTGAAGAAGCTGATCATCTCGACTGGTCTACGAGGATCAGAACCATTATGGGTATAGCGTATTCTCTTCAATACATGCATGAATTGAACCCCCCAGTGGCGCATTGCAACTTGAATTCAAAGGCCATATTCTTGACCGACGACTACGCTGCTAAG attACCGAGATCGATTTCTGGTCAGAACTAACAGCCAAGTCGAAGTCCGCTAGCAGTGATTTAGAGAACTCTGTGCTGCCGCCGCTTGCTGATCCCGAGACTAATGTCTATAGCTTTGGGATTCTTCTACTAGAAACCATTTCCGGCAAATCGCCTTATTCAGAAGAAAAAGAGTCTCTTCTAAACTGG GCGATGCAATATCTTCGTCATGACAAGCAGAATATCGCCTCACTGGTCGATCCATCATTGAAGTCCTTCAAGAACAACGAGCTCATGGTTATTTGCGAAGTAATCGAACAATGCCTTCAAGAAGATCCACGAAAGAGACCAACTGTCAAAGAAGCCATTGTTAAACTAAGGGAAGCCATTGATGTATCACCAGAAAATGCAGTTCCAAGGCTTTCTCCTCTATGGTGGGCGGAGCTCGAGTTGCTATCCAACGAGGCAGCGTGA